A genomic window from Parvularcula sp. LCG005 includes:
- the sthA gene encoding Si-specific NAD(P)(+) transhydrogenase — translation MTHFNLIVIGSGPAGRRAAVQAAKLGKTVLVVERGRKVGGVSVHTGTIPSKTLRETALNLTGWRERGFYGQSYRVKKDITADDLRARLHKTLDHEVEVLEHQFARNQVQTDHGTAHFVSPTEIVIEGDDGASHQHSADKFLIAVGTVPFRPDYVPFDGHCVLDSNEILDLQDLPRSIAVIGAGVIGVEYASIFSALDVHVTLIEPRDTMLDFIDTELVTDFMHDLRDRGVALRFGTKVERITRPAPGQCIIELEGGRQVRSNVILFAAGRMGATSSMGLDKAGLDFDHRGRLTVDPDTFQTSQPHIYAAGDVIGFPSLASTSMEQGRIAACHAFGAKAHKPPKYFPYGIYSVPEISTVGLSEQELRTRKIPYEVGVARFRETSRGHIMGLSNGMLKLLFSLKTRKLLGCHILGEGATELVHIGQAVLNLGGTLDYFVENTFNYPTLAEAYKIAALDAWNRMPVTVPDDAETEDTSDDWAEEVRQMATPKRATS, via the coding sequence ATGACTCATTTCAATCTGATCGTCATCGGCAGTGGCCCTGCCGGCCGCCGAGCCGCCGTGCAGGCCGCGAAACTGGGCAAGACCGTGCTGGTCGTGGAACGCGGACGGAAGGTTGGCGGCGTGTCCGTCCATACCGGCACCATCCCCTCCAAGACTCTGCGGGAGACCGCCCTCAACCTCACGGGCTGGCGCGAGCGCGGCTTCTACGGCCAGTCCTATCGGGTGAAAAAAGACATTACCGCCGACGATCTGCGCGCGCGGCTGCACAAGACGCTCGACCACGAAGTTGAGGTGCTGGAGCATCAGTTTGCCCGCAACCAGGTCCAGACAGACCACGGGACCGCCCACTTTGTCTCCCCGACCGAGATCGTGATCGAGGGCGACGATGGTGCATCCCATCAGCACAGTGCGGACAAATTCCTGATTGCTGTGGGCACGGTGCCGTTTCGCCCCGACTATGTCCCGTTTGATGGCCATTGCGTGCTCGACAGCAATGAGATCCTCGATCTTCAGGACCTGCCCCGTTCAATTGCCGTGATTGGCGCCGGAGTGATCGGCGTCGAATACGCCTCCATATTCTCCGCCCTCGACGTACACGTCACCCTGATTGAGCCGCGCGACACCATGCTCGACTTTATCGACACCGAACTGGTGACGGACTTCATGCATGATTTGCGGGACAGAGGCGTTGCCTTACGCTTCGGAACGAAGGTTGAGCGGATCACCCGCCCGGCGCCCGGCCAGTGCATCATCGAACTTGAAGGCGGCCGTCAGGTGCGCTCGAATGTCATTCTGTTCGCGGCAGGCCGTATGGGTGCCACCTCCTCCATGGGCCTCGACAAGGCGGGTCTCGACTTCGATCACCGTGGACGGCTGACCGTTGATCCGGATACGTTCCAGACATCACAGCCGCATATCTATGCCGCAGGCGATGTCATCGGCTTCCCCAGCCTCGCCTCGACCTCGATGGAACAGGGCCGGATCGCCGCCTGCCACGCCTTCGGCGCCAAAGCGCACAAGCCGCCGAAATACTTCCCCTACGGCATTTATTCCGTGCCTGAGATTTCGACGGTGGGCCTGTCCGAGCAGGAATTGCGGACCCGCAAAATTCCCTATGAGGTGGGCGTCGCCCGTTTCCGGGAAACCTCGCGCGGGCATATTATGGGCCTGTCCAACGGGATGCTGAAACTGCTGTTCAGCCTTAAGACCCGAAAGCTGCTTGGCTGTCATATCCTGGGCGAAGGCGCGACCGAGCTTGTGCATATTGGTCAGGCGGTGCTCAATCTTGGCGGCACGCTCGACTATTTCGTCGAGAACACCTTCAATTATCCGACGCTTGCAGAGGCCTACAAGATTGCCGCTCTCGATGCCTGGAATCGCATGCCGGTGACCGTGCCGGACGACGCGGAAACCGAGGACACTTCGGACGACTGGGCCGAAGAAGTGCGCCAGATGGCGACACCTAAACGCGCGACCAGCTAG
- a CDS encoding serine hydrolase domain-containing protein — MRLAALGMSLLLGACSNAAEPEVEPAHVPSDSAFVETIRAADGTMRTTKGGEGRADALYQIGSISKYVCTLAILDLQAEGRVSLDATLAEVLPAYEGVAADRITVRDVLANRSGLVDGVMMAFRADPATADKRMPVMDAANVYGAGDVTFEPGAEFDYMITNWILAQAIIETVTGQPVEAVLQERVFGPAGTRTARSFVGKIDAADTVEPATPVPGMPDFLTCAGGIAATSADLLRLVRYPYHTERLGEAELGALTTILTEDEGYTLGGRVLSVPYGDSKHLLAWHTGSNGAFKSRTAYDPVTDTGIAIVTNDGDLDLLYDRTRAWIEESGGRLDP; from the coding sequence ATGCGACTGGCTGCACTGGGGATGAGTTTGCTTTTGGGGGCCTGCAGCAATGCAGCTGAGCCCGAGGTGGAACCGGCGCATGTGCCATCGGATAGCGCCTTCGTTGAGACTATTCGCGCCGCCGACGGGACGATGAGAACGACCAAAGGCGGGGAGGGGCGCGCTGACGCCCTCTACCAGATCGGGTCGATCTCAAAATATGTCTGTACACTGGCAATCCTTGACCTGCAGGCGGAAGGCCGCGTCTCACTCGATGCGACGTTGGCCGAGGTGCTGCCCGCCTACGAGGGTGTGGCGGCAGACAGGATCACGGTGCGTGACGTGCTCGCCAACCGGTCGGGCCTTGTCGACGGCGTGATGATGGCCTTTCGCGCCGATCCGGCGACGGCAGACAAGCGGATGCCTGTCATGGACGCTGCCAACGTCTACGGCGCAGGGGACGTGACTTTCGAGCCGGGCGCTGAATTTGACTACATGATCACCAACTGGATCCTGGCTCAGGCGATCATAGAAACGGTGACCGGCCAGCCCGTGGAAGCGGTCTTGCAGGAGCGCGTCTTCGGCCCCGCGGGCACGCGGACCGCGCGCAGTTTTGTCGGCAAGATCGACGCCGCAGACACGGTAGAGCCAGCCACGCCTGTGCCCGGGATGCCGGATTTTCTGACCTGTGCGGGCGGTATTGCAGCAACGTCTGCCGACCTCCTGCGCCTTGTGCGCTATCCCTATCACACGGAGCGGCTGGGGGAGGCGGAGCTTGGCGCACTGACCACGATCCTGACCGAAGATGAGGGCTATACGCTGGGCGGCCGCGTTCTGAGCGTGCCCTACGGCGACAGCAAACATCTGCTGGCCTGGCACACAGGCAGCAACGGCGCGTTCAAATCACGAACGGCTTATGATCCGGTGACTGATACGGGTATTGCGATCGTGACCAATGATGGTGATCTCGATTTGCTCTATGACCGGACCCGGGCGTGGATCGAAGAGAGTGGGGGGCGACTGGACCCCTGA
- a CDS encoding glycoside hydrolase family 97 protein: protein MNRVLATILTSTMLSTPALAADVDLTSPDGSIAVSLGEGKELTLEVSVDGTVVLSPSPIGMTIDGSVYGRDVTLGTAKRDSVDETLTPVVREKAASVRNHYNAVTVEIGEGVDLEVRAYDNGVAWRWTTELGGEVTVGAEQVDLKFAGDFPLHFPREDGFLSHNERLYEKTTLSPLKKADLASLPLLVQAPTANLLLTETDLRDYAGMWVNGGRGNMLSGTFPKAVAKEHMADDRNPVIDAHHDYIAKTDGTRTFPWRILGVARQDKDLLTNQLAWQLAPASEIGDASWIKPGQVAWDWWNMNNIFGVDFRAGVNTETYKYFIDFASENGIEYVILDEGWYELGDIMKVSPDVDVPALMAYAKEKDVKIVLWAIWHALDEKLEEALDQFAEWGAAGIKVDFMQRDDQWMVDYYWRVAKAAADRELLVDYHGAHKPAGLRGAYPNVISYEGVKGLENMKWDEKPDPDHNTTLPFIRMVAGPMDYTPGAMTNVKAEEFAPMFSRPMSIGTRAHQVALYVIFESPLQMLADSPSHLRQEQETVDFITDIPTVWDETVALDGKIGDFVTMARRSGDDWFVGVLTDETAREMEVTFDFIDQPMRATVFRDGINADRYGNDYKVETVEVSPGDTLTVSLAPGGGWAAKLSPIAN, encoded by the coding sequence ATGAATCGCGTCCTCGCCACCATTCTGACCAGCACCATGCTATCCACGCCGGCCCTGGCCGCCGATGTGGATCTGACGTCTCCCGATGGCTCGATCGCGGTCAGCCTCGGTGAAGGCAAGGAGCTTACCCTCGAAGTCTCCGTGGACGGAACGGTTGTCCTGTCCCCCAGTCCCATCGGCATGACAATTGATGGCTCGGTCTATGGTCGAGATGTCACCTTGGGCACCGCCAAGCGTGACAGCGTGGATGAGACCCTGACGCCGGTGGTGCGGGAGAAGGCGGCGTCGGTCCGCAACCACTATAACGCGGTCACAGTGGAGATTGGTGAGGGCGTCGATCTCGAAGTGCGCGCCTATGACAATGGCGTGGCTTGGCGCTGGACCACCGAACTCGGTGGTGAGGTGACCGTCGGTGCGGAGCAGGTCGACCTGAAATTTGCTGGCGATTTCCCGCTGCATTTCCCGCGCGAAGATGGCTTCCTGTCGCATAATGAGCGCCTTTATGAGAAAACGACCCTGTCGCCGTTGAAGAAAGCCGATCTCGCCAGCCTCCCATTGCTGGTCCAGGCACCTACGGCGAACCTGTTACTGACCGAGACCGATCTGCGCGACTATGCCGGGATGTGGGTCAATGGCGGCCGTGGCAATATGCTGTCCGGGACATTCCCCAAGGCGGTGGCGAAGGAGCACATGGCCGACGACCGCAACCCGGTCATTGATGCCCACCACGACTATATCGCAAAAACCGATGGGACACGGACGTTCCCTTGGCGCATCCTCGGCGTCGCTCGACAGGACAAGGATCTTCTGACCAATCAGCTGGCCTGGCAACTGGCGCCCGCTTCAGAGATTGGTGATGCCTCATGGATCAAGCCCGGTCAGGTGGCCTGGGACTGGTGGAACATGAACAACATCTTCGGGGTGGATTTCCGCGCCGGGGTGAATACTGAAACGTACAAATACTTTATCGACTTCGCGTCCGAGAATGGCATTGAATATGTCATTCTGGATGAGGGTTGGTACGAACTGGGTGATATCATGAAGGTCAGCCCAGACGTCGATGTCCCGGCGCTGATGGCCTATGCCAAGGAAAAGGATGTGAAGATCGTCCTTTGGGCGATCTGGCACGCGCTGGACGAAAAGCTGGAAGAAGCGCTCGACCAGTTTGCAGAATGGGGTGCGGCGGGGATCAAGGTCGATTTCATGCAGCGTGATGACCAGTGGATGGTCGACTATTACTGGCGCGTCGCGAAGGCGGCGGCCGACAGGGAATTGCTTGTCGACTATCACGGCGCACACAAGCCCGCCGGTCTGCGCGGCGCCTATCCGAACGTCATTTCCTATGAAGGCGTCAAAGGCCTTGAGAACATGAAGTGGGATGAAAAGCCGGATCCGGATCACAATACGACTTTACCATTCATCCGCATGGTGGCTGGTCCGATGGACTACACGCCAGGCGCCATGACCAATGTGAAGGCCGAGGAATTCGCGCCCATGTTCTCGCGCCCGATGAGCATCGGCACGCGGGCGCATCAGGTGGCCCTCTATGTGATCTTTGAAAGCCCGCTGCAGATGCTGGCCGACAGCCCCTCCCACCTGCGGCAGGAACAGGAGACGGTCGATTTCATTACGGATATTCCCACGGTCTGGGATGAGACTGTCGCCTTGGACGGCAAGATCGGTGACTTTGTGACCATGGCACGGCGTTCCGGGGACGACTGGTTTGTCGGTGTGCTGACCGATGAGACCGCGCGCGAGATGGAGGTGACCTTCGACTTCATCGATCAGCCGATGCGAGCAACCGTGTTCAGGGACGGGATCAACGCGGATCGCTATGGTAACGACTATAAGGTTGAGACTGTGGAGGTGAGCCCGGGCGACACCCTGACCGTCTCATTGGCGCCGGGCGGCGGCTGGGCGGCGAAACTGTCGCCGATCGCCAATTGA
- a CDS encoding type II toxin-antitoxin system RatA family toxin, with protein sequence MRSHHERTIVPFEPGEMFDLVANVEDYPRFIPWVEALRVREREGTREEGVVTADMVVGFKMFRESFRSRVTLNKPDGTIDVDYVRGPLKTLINRWRFEPHAEGCVIDFCIEFEFRNMLMQTLANQLIDKAFKKLSQAFVEEAHRQYTPKHIEKRQHPS encoded by the coding sequence ATGCGTAGTCATCACGAACGGACGATTGTCCCCTTTGAGCCCGGCGAGATGTTTGATCTCGTTGCGAATGTTGAAGACTATCCCCGGTTCATTCCGTGGGTGGAGGCCCTGCGCGTCCGCGAACGCGAAGGAACGCGGGAAGAGGGTGTGGTGACGGCCGATATGGTCGTCGGCTTCAAGATGTTCCGGGAATCCTTTCGGAGCCGGGTCACGCTCAACAAGCCAGACGGCACCATTGATGTCGACTATGTCCGCGGGCCGCTCAAGACCCTGATCAATCGTTGGCGATTTGAGCCCCATGCGGAAGGTTGCGTCATTGACTTCTGTATTGAGTTCGAATTTCGCAACATGCTGATGCAGACTCTAGCTAACCAGTTGATCGACAAGGCTTTTAAAAAGTTGTCTCAAGCTTTCGTTGAGGAGGCGCATCGGCAATATACGCCGAAACATATCGAAAAACGACAACATCCATCTTGA
- a CDS encoding DUF2852 domain-containing protein, giving the protein MDDAKVFNGKDFSHQLRPAWTPVNMALMIFFFATGLWVFGLAMIAYMLYGREMGLDFSNWGKAKRSVNGAFDNARSSAKSWGTQSSSTGNAAFDDWREEEMARLDEERRKLDEARRDFEEYVRELRRARDREEFDAFRNNWNSRQNDGESPAV; this is encoded by the coding sequence GTGGATGACGCTAAAGTATTCAACGGGAAAGACTTTTCTCACCAGCTGCGCCCAGCATGGACGCCGGTCAACATGGCACTGATGATCTTTTTCTTCGCCACGGGCCTTTGGGTTTTTGGCTTGGCCATGATCGCCTACATGCTCTACGGCCGCGAAATGGGCCTCGATTTCTCCAATTGGGGTAAGGCAAAACGGTCTGTGAACGGTGCGTTTGACAACGCCCGCAGCAGCGCGAAGAGCTGGGGAACCCAGTCGTCTTCGACCGGCAATGCTGCTTTTGACGATTGGCGCGAGGAAGAGATGGCGCGTCTTGACGAAGAGCGTCGCAAGCTTGATGAAGCGCGCCGCGACTTCGAAGAATATGTCCGCGAGCTGCGCAGAGCTCGTGACCGGGAAGAGTTTGATGCGTTCCGCAACAACTGGAATTCCCGCCAGAATGACGGCGAAAGCCCCGCCGTCTAA
- a CDS encoding outer membrane protein assembly factor BamE has product MRTPLLLLAALSATACVSTRDRHGYVIERGETELEAMAGVDTRESVLARFGEPSFRPALYDDVWYYASAATNTRAFYQTETMSRQVVAFHFDDDGTVTNVENYTLADGQNINMVDRVTRTRGKELTFLEQLIGGVGQMPGAVDPDAGSGP; this is encoded by the coding sequence ATGCGTACCCCTCTCTTACTCCTCGCTGCGCTTAGCGCTACAGCCTGTGTTTCCACACGGGATCGTCACGGTTACGTCATTGAGCGTGGCGAGACGGAACTCGAGGCGATGGCGGGTGTCGATACGCGCGAATCGGTCCTCGCGCGGTTTGGTGAGCCCTCGTTCCGCCCGGCGCTCTATGACGATGTCTGGTACTACGCGTCCGCTGCGACCAACACACGCGCCTTCTATCAGACCGAGACCATGTCGCGGCAGGTGGTGGCGTTCCACTTCGACGATGATGGTACGGTTACCAATGTCGAGAATTACACCCTCGCCGACGGCCAGAACATCAATATGGTGGACCGTGTCACGCGCACACGGGGCAAGGAACTTACCTTCCTCGAACAGCTGATCGGCGGTGTTGGCCAGATGCCGGGCGCCGTCGACCCGGATGCTGGCTCGGGCCCTTGA
- a CDS encoding ubiquinol-cytochrome C chaperone family protein, with the protein MVFKFLSGLPGLKALTADPVRTNTTRAWEQIIDHSRLPEFYSELGVPDTVEGRYDLLTLHMVLVLRRLADEPDTTGKFGQTLFNIMFRNMDFAMRELGVGDLKVGKKVRELAEMFYGRAKAYETPLHEQDVPALTAKLSRNVWGVAEAPQAHALADFALRAQAHLAKQTVQSLMLGEVRFPDPIEEPK; encoded by the coding sequence ATGGTTTTCAAGTTTTTAAGCGGGCTGCCCGGGCTGAAGGCCCTGACGGCGGATCCAGTTCGCACCAATACCACGCGCGCGTGGGAGCAGATTATCGATCATTCGCGCCTGCCGGAATTCTATAGCGAGCTGGGCGTTCCCGACACCGTTGAGGGGCGGTATGATCTGCTGACCCTGCATATGGTGCTCGTGCTTCGCCGTCTTGCCGATGAGCCCGATACCACCGGCAAGTTCGGTCAGACCCTCTTTAACATCATGTTCCGCAACATGGATTTCGCCATGCGGGAGCTCGGCGTTGGCGATCTGAAGGTCGGCAAGAAGGTGCGGGAACTGGCCGAAATGTTCTATGGCCGGGCAAAGGCCTATGAAACGCCGCTCCACGAGCAGGACGTGCCGGCCCTGACCGCCAAGCTGTCGCGCAATGTCTGGGGCGTGGCGGAGGCACCGCAGGCGCACGCGCTGGCTGATTTTGCACTGCGGGCGCAAGCGCATCTGGCGAAGCAGACCGTCCAGTCATTAATGCTTGGTGAGGTCCGCTTTCCCGACCCGATAGAAGAGCCTAAATGA
- a CDS encoding DUF177 domain-containing protein: MSEPTEMPSFSRSLKADDLGAEPYSVELHAAEADLAGIAQYLMIPGVDAMRGEADVTRRGDLITVSGRVEATLVRECVATLEPMEELIDEDFVATFTTSAPDADDLRDEVEADLDAPEPLENDRLDMGAVFLEHVVLSMAPHPRRQNAEPIPDPGAGVRISAFDALKALKTGDDD; encoded by the coding sequence ATGAGTGAACCAACCGAAATGCCGTCTTTCTCACGCAGTCTGAAAGCCGACGATCTGGGGGCAGAGCCCTACAGTGTCGAACTGCACGCCGCAGAAGCTGACCTGGCTGGGATCGCCCAGTATCTGATGATCCCCGGTGTCGACGCGATGCGCGGCGAGGCTGACGTGACCCGGCGCGGTGACCTGATCACGGTTTCTGGGCGCGTTGAAGCCACGCTCGTCCGTGAATGTGTTGCGACCCTCGAGCCGATGGAGGAACTGATCGACGAGGATTTCGTCGCGACCTTCACGACCAGCGCACCGGACGCGGACGACCTGCGGGACGAGGTTGAGGCCGACCTTGACGCCCCTGAACCGCTCGAAAACGATCGCCTCGACATGGGGGCTGTTTTCCTTGAGCATGTCGTTCTTTCAATGGCCCCCCATCCACGCCGACAGAATGCAGAGCCTATTCCGGACCCCGGGGCTGGGGTACGAATTTCCGCGTTCGATGCCCTCAAGGCCCTCAAGACTGGCGACGACGACTGA
- a CDS encoding M3 family metallopeptidase — translation MTNSMKWGASLAILGFALSACAETDETSASATAQTASDTSAAPSTAATNSSEEDTMTPAILAPYDGPYGGVPAFDEVTIDQFEPGIKKAIAMALEELDAIANNDEPATFENTIVAMERQGAALNRASTYYGIWSSNLSSPEFQDIEERVDPLYAEYRSARIENEKLFERIAAVWNDKATLETLTPAEQRLTWDYYTDFVRSGAALDKETKERIGDINEELSKLYTKFSQNLLHDEEAYVTWLTEDQLGGLPDSVVDAAAATAADRGRAGEYAIANTRSSMEPFLTYSEDRKLREQVWRTYYDRGDNGDAYDNNDIIRQILRLRQERSRLQGYENFAERALEKNVAKTPENAMNLMMSVWPAAIARVDEEVADMQAIADTNGDDITIEPWDYRYYSEKVRKAKYDLDADEVKQYLQLENLREGMFWMAKDLYNLDFEQVDDVPVFHPDVRVWKVTRNGALQGLWYFDPYARAGKRSGAWMNDYRAQQKLDGDIKTLVSNNSNFVKGKPGEPVLISWDDATTLFHEFGHALHGLMSDVKYPSQSGTSVPRDYVEFPSQVHENWLATDEILSRFAKHVDTGETIPDELVAKIKNAGTFNQGFATTEYLASALIDMRLHTLADASDVDPDAFERETLASLGMPSELPMRHRTPQFAHVFSGEGYAAGYYAYLWADTFGADAWEAFEEAGSPFDDATAQRFIDHVLSVGDTVDPSEGYKAFRGKELDTKALMRQRGFPTE, via the coding sequence ATGACCAATTCCATGAAATGGGGCGCGAGCCTCGCCATCCTTGGCTTCGCGCTGAGCGCCTGTGCTGAGACGGACGAGACGAGCGCTTCTGCCACAGCACAGACTGCATCCGACACATCTGCCGCGCCATCGACTGCGGCGACCAATTCCTCAGAGGAGGACACCATGACACCAGCGATCCTAGCGCCTTACGATGGGCCCTATGGCGGCGTTCCCGCCTTTGACGAGGTGACGATCGACCAGTTCGAACCGGGCATCAAAAAGGCGATTGCCATGGCGCTCGAGGAGCTTGATGCCATTGCCAATAATGATGAGCCCGCCACCTTTGAAAACACCATTGTCGCCATGGAGCGGCAGGGCGCCGCACTGAACCGGGCCTCCACCTATTACGGCATCTGGTCCAGCAACCTGTCCTCGCCAGAATTTCAGGACATTGAAGAGCGCGTTGATCCTCTTTATGCGGAATACAGAAGCGCCCGCATCGAGAACGAGAAGCTGTTCGAGCGGATCGCCGCTGTCTGGAACGACAAGGCGACGCTTGAAACGCTGACCCCCGCGGAACAGCGGCTGACCTGGGACTATTACACCGATTTCGTCCGCTCAGGCGCAGCGCTCGACAAGGAAACGAAAGAGCGGATCGGCGATATCAATGAGGAGCTGTCCAAGCTCTACACCAAATTCAGCCAGAACCTTCTGCATGATGAAGAAGCCTACGTGACCTGGCTGACCGAAGACCAGCTGGGCGGTTTGCCGGACAGCGTCGTCGATGCGGCAGCAGCAACCGCAGCAGACAGAGGCCGCGCAGGTGAATATGCGATCGCCAATACGCGTTCATCCATGGAGCCCTTCCTGACCTATTCGGAAGACCGGAAGCTGCGGGAGCAGGTCTGGCGCACGTATTATGATCGCGGCGACAATGGCGACGCCTACGACAATAACGACATTATCCGGCAGATCCTCCGTCTGCGTCAGGAACGCTCCCGTCTGCAGGGGTATGAGAATTTTGCCGAGCGGGCGCTTGAGAAAAACGTGGCCAAAACACCTGAAAACGCCATGAATCTGATGATGTCGGTGTGGCCGGCGGCCATTGCGCGCGTGGACGAGGAAGTGGCCGACATGCAGGCCATTGCGGACACCAATGGTGACGACATCACGATCGAGCCATGGGACTATCGCTACTACTCCGAAAAAGTCCGCAAGGCGAAATACGACCTGGATGCCGACGAGGTCAAACAGTACCTGCAGCTTGAGAACCTCCGTGAGGGGATGTTCTGGATGGCGAAGGATCTGTACAATCTGGACTTCGAACAGGTTGATGACGTTCCCGTGTTCCACCCCGACGTTCGCGTCTGGAAGGTCACGCGCAATGGTGCGCTGCAGGGTCTTTGGTATTTCGATCCCTATGCCCGCGCGGGCAAACGCTCCGGCGCGTGGATGAACGACTATCGGGCGCAGCAGAAGCTTGATGGGGACATCAAGACGCTGGTGTCGAACAACTCGAATTTCGTGAAGGGCAAGCCGGGTGAGCCTGTGCTGATCTCGTGGGACGATGCCACGACCCTGTTCCACGAATTTGGTCACGCGCTGCACGGCCTGATGTCCGATGTGAAGTACCCCTCGCAATCGGGCACTTCGGTCCCTCGCGACTATGTGGAGTTTCCAAGCCAGGTGCATGAAAATTGGCTGGCGACGGATGAAATCCTCAGCCGCTTCGCCAAGCACGTGGATACAGGGGAGACAATTCCCGACGAACTGGTCGCCAAGATCAAGAATGCGGGGACGTTCAACCAGGGATTTGCGACCACGGAATATCTCGCCAGCGCACTGATCGATATGCGCCTGCACACGCTGGCTGATGCCTCCGACGTGGATCCCGATGCGTTTGAGCGTGAGACCCTCGCCAGCCTTGGCATGCCGTCCGAGCTGCCCATGCGTCACCGTACGCCGCAATTCGCGCACGTGTTCTCTGGCGAAGGCTATGCCGCAGGCTACTATGCCTATCTGTGGGCGGACACATTCGGTGCGGATGCCTGGGAAGCCTTCGAGGAAGCCGGCAGCCCGTTCGACGATGCGACGGCTCAACGCTTTATCGATCACGTCCTGTCGGTTGGCGACACCGTTGATCCCTCCGAAGGGTACAAGGCGTTCCGCGGCAAGGAACTCGATACCAAGGCGTTGATGCGCCAGCGCGGTTTCCCGACCGAGTAA
- the greA gene encoding transcription elongation factor GreA, translated as MEKFPMTRAGFEKLEADIKHLKSVERPAVIQAISEAREHGDLSENAEYHSAKERQSMIEGQVLELEDKYSRAQVIDVSTLSGSDVKFGATVTLIDEDTEEVKTYQIVGDLEADVATGKISISSPIARALIGKEEGDSVEVAAPGGSRAYEIEKVEYI; from the coding sequence ATGGAAAAGTTCCCGATGACTCGGGCCGGCTTTGAGAAGCTTGAAGCCGACATTAAACACCTGAAGTCCGTTGAGCGGCCTGCCGTGATCCAGGCCATTTCCGAGGCCCGTGAACACGGCGACCTGTCGGAGAATGCCGAGTATCACTCCGCCAAGGAACGTCAGTCCATGATTGAGGGACAGGTCCTCGAACTGGAAGACAAGTACAGCCGTGCGCAGGTCATCGACGTTTCGACACTCAGTGGATCAGATGTGAAATTTGGTGCCACCGTGACCCTGATCGATGAAGACACCGAAGAGGTGAAGACCTACCAGATCGTTGGCGACCTGGAGGCCGATGTTGCCACGGGCAAGATTTCGATCTCTTCGCCCATCGCCCGTGCCCTGATCGGCAAGGAAGAAGGCGATTCTGTGGAAGTTGCCGCCCCCGGCGGCAGCCGTGCCTATGAAATTGAAAAAGTCGAATATATCTGA